Below is a window of Mucilaginibacter ginkgonis DNA.
ATATGGTGTTATCTGTGCTGCTGTCATCAATCGCATGGAATATTGGTACGTGGTACTTAGGTATCCCCTGCTCAAGCTCGCATACCATGATAGGTTCTATGATCGGCGCAGGGCTTGCCTTCAAAGCATACTATGGCGGGGCAGGCGTTAACTGGCATAAAGCAGAAGAGATTGGCCTATCACTTATACTCTCCCCTATTGTGGGTTTTGGTTTATCTATCTTTTTGTTGTTCTTCCTGAAAAAGGCTTTTAGTAAAACGCGATTGTTCGATATCCCTAAAAATGATCATGACAAACCCCCGATCTTGATACGCTTATTGCTAATCACCACTTGTATGCTGGTTAGCTTTTTTCATGGCAGTAATGACGGTCAGAAAGGTGTAGGTCTTTTTATGCTGATATTGATCGCATTTTTGCCCGGACATTATGCTGTTAACCATTCAATTTCGAATCAAAAGATTTCCCAAAACATTTACAATACCCGCCAGGTGATCAGTAGGATAAAGCCTGGCGATGCAGTAATGAAGGTCCGCATTACAGAGCTTGACAAAGCATTGGTGACAACCGATAGTTTAGCAAAAAATCCCGCAGCTAAAAAGAATTACACCTTCCGCAAGCAGGTAGAAAAAATAGTGGCCGGTGTAAATGCCATCCTAAAAGATAAAAACATAAAACTGAGCGATAACGACCATAAGACTTTAGAAGCCGAGTTAAAGCAAACAGACAAGCTTACACAGTTCGCTCCCGTTTGGGTTATCGCTATTATATCTACTGCTCTGGGCATTGGTACAATGATCGGCTGGAAACGTATTGTTGTTACTATTGGCGAAAAGATTGGTAATGAGCATTTAAGTTATGCGCAAGGTGGTACTGCCGAGATAGTGGCTGCATCAACCATTGGTTTAAGCACAGGGCTTGGCCTTCCGGTAAGTACCACACATGTATTATCAAGTGGTATCGCTGGAGCTATGGTGGCTTCGGGCGGAACAAAAAACTTGAATAGCCGTACGCTCAGAAGCATCGCGTTAGCTTGGGTATTAACCTTGCCTGTGGCTATAGCGCTCGCATTTTTATTCTTTGCACTTTTCCACCTGTTTATATAATCGCTATATTGTAAGATGAAAAAGTTATTGCTGGCAACAGATTTTTCGGCAAGCGCCTCTAATGCAATGAAGTATGCCTTATCAATGGCAAAAACGTTGAAACTGGAGGTTTGCGTTATGCATGCCATCAGCACTACAGAGGGGGTAAACAACAGCACTTATGCTGCGATATTTATAGACGAATACCACAAAAATAAACGCGAAGCTTTAAAAGAATGGGCTGCCAAACACGCCGATAAGCCCAAGTTCAAAAACGTTAAGGTGACCACGCTTTGCGAAGTCGGTTCGCTTAAAAAAGTGATCAGCGATTATGTTAAACACCACATTGTTGAACTTGTAGTTTTAGGCGTTACCGGTTCCACTGGAATCACGGGTATTGTGGGCAGTAACGCGAGTATGGTGGTCTCTAAAATTAAAGTGCCAACGCTTATAGTTCCTTCTGAAAGCCAGTTTTCCAAAACCCCTGTTATTACTTTAGCGACAGATTTCGAAACACGCCTTTCTGCCGGCGACGTCAATGCCCTTAACGAAATGGTAAAAGCGTTTGAGTCTGATAAGATCCAGGTGGTTAACGTAACCGAAGAAGTGCCCGTTACTAAGAGAAATGCCGGCGAAAAAAGGTTGAAGGGGTTATTTAAACATGCCAAGCTCGATTTCAATTACATTAACAGTTCAAACACCCTTAACGGTATTATGGACTTCATAGAAACCAATAAAACCGACATCATTTGCCTGGTAAGGCACCACCATAACATTCTTTACAGGTTGTTTACACGCAGCACCATTAACCAGGTGATGAACAAGTCTGTTAAAGCTATTCTGGTGTTGCATGAATAAAACTTCACTCCTGCCCTCTCCAAAGAGCGGGAGTTTAAGGATTTCTACCACTGCAATGTTTTAAAATCCTCTCCTTTAGAGGGGATTTAGGGGAGGCTACTAATAGTGCGTTTTCTCTTCGTTAACTTCCCAAAGCTTAAAGGCCTTTAAGGCTTGGTCGCGCATAAGTTGTATAACCGGCAGTTTACGCTTGTCCATTGGCTTATCCAGTTCTTCGTATATAAAGGCATCATCAAAACCGATATCTGCCGCATCCTTTTTTGTATTGGCGTAGTATATCTTATCTAGACGGGCCCAATAAATAGCACCTAAACACATAGGGCAAGGTTCGCAGCTGGTATAGATCACGCAGCCTTCCAAATTAAATGTATTTAGATTCTTACAAGCTAACCGTATAGTAGACACTTCGGCATGAGCCGTTGGGTCATTTGTAGGGACAACTGTATTGGCACTGGCGGCAACAACTTGCCCGTCCTTTACAATTACAGCGCCGAAAGGGCCGCCCAATTCTTCATTAACATTTTTGGCAGAAAGGTCGATCGCCATCTGCATAAATTTTTCGTGTTCACTGTTTTCCATCGTCACAAAATTAAAAAGCCCCGCACCAATTGGCCGGGGCTTACTATAATTAATTAATAAATTATTTTTTGTCTTTTGCGTAAGCGTCATTTAAGCCCTTAACCACTTCTTTAGTGATGTCAAGGCCGGGTGCACCGTATAACATGGTGGCATTGCCTTTTTGGTAGGTTAACACCATTTTATAGCCTTTTTCTTCGGCATATTTTTTAACGAAGTCAGAGATGCGCTCATACAGCTTTAGCTGTTCTGCAGCCTGATCGTTCTGAACTTGAGCACCAGCATTTTGCTGGTATTGCTGTAACTCCTGGTTTTTGCTCTGTAAATGTTTTTCTGTATTCTGGCGAACATCAGCAGCCATAGTTTGCGCATTTTTCTGATATTCTGCTACTTCGCGCTGGAATGCCTGACCGCGTGACTGGAGGTCGGCTTGTGCAGCTTTACCTTTAGACTCTAAACGGCTGGTCATGTCTTTAAAATAAGTGTATTGGTTCAACAGGGTATCCTGATTGATGTAAACGATCTCGCCTTTTGCGGCATCAGTACCTGTTGCAACTGTAACTGTTGCTTTCTCTGTAGGTTTGGTTTTGTTGCAAGCTGCAACCGTAACGGCAAGTAAAACACCCAATGAAAGTTTTACCACACCCGACGCTTGATTTTTCATTTATCTCTCTTAAAAATTTTCAGGCACAAAGATAAAATTTCAATCTAATTATCCTAAAAATTAGTGGCTTATCCACATTGGCCATTTTCTCCACACCCGCGGCAATGCGCCTAAAATTTCGTATTTTTGTTAGTTGTTTTATAAATAAAAAATGAGCGAAGAAAATCAAGACAGATCTAATTATTCGGCAGATAATATACAGGTATTAGAAGGTTTAGAAGCGGTGCGTAAGCGCCCTTCCATGTACATTGGTGATACCGGACCTAAGGGGTTGCACCACCTGGTTTATGAGGTGGTAGACAACTCTATCGATGAAGCTATGGCCGGATACTGCGATACCATTAATGTAACTATCCATCCGGGTAATGCTATTTCTGTAAAAGATAATGGCCGCGGTATCCCAACCGCGATGCACTCAAAAGAAAAAAAGTCGGCGCTTGAAGTGGTAATGACCATTTTGCACGCAGGTGGTAAATTTGATAAAGATACTTATAAGGTTTCTGGTGGATTGCATGGTGTTGGCGTAAGCTGCGTAAACGCGCTGTCTATCCACATGAAAACCAACGTTTTCCGCGAAGGCAAAATATTTCAGCAAGAGTATGAGCGTGGCAAACCCATGTATGATGTTAAGGTGGTTGGCGAAAGTGAACTTACCGGCACAACGCAATGGTTTCAGCCCGATGGTGAGATATTTACCACCACTCTTGAGTACAAATATGATACACTGGCTACACGTTTGCGCGAATTAGCGTTCTTAAATAAAGGCATTAAGCTTACATTGACGGATGAGCGCGAGGCTATGGAAGACGGCACTTATCGAAGTGAAGAGTTCTTCTCTGAAGGTGGTTTAAAAGAATTTGTAAAGTTTTTAGACGGCACCCGCACCCCTATCATTCCGGAGCCAATATATGTTGAAGGCAACAAACAAGGTATACCGGTTGAACTGGCACTCCAGTACAATGATACCTACTCTGAAAATGTACACTCTTACGTAAACAACATCAACACCATTGAGGGTGGCACGCACGTGGCCGGTTTTCGTATGGGCTTAACGCGTACACTCAAGAGCTACGCCGATAAGTCGGGTCTGCTTAAAAATTTGAAAGTTGACATTACGGGTGACGATTTTCGTGAAGGATTAACTGCAGTGATTTCTGTTAAAGTTGCTGAGCCTCAGTTTGAAGGCCAGACCAAAACCAAATTAGGTAACAGCGAGGTGAGCGGGGCGGTTAACGTAGCCGTAGGTGAGATATTAGCTATTTACCTGGAAGAAAATCCACGTGAGGCGAAAATGATCGTCAATAAGGTAATTTTGGCGGCGACTGCACGCGCGGCAGCGCGTAAAGCACGTGAAATGGTGCAGCGCAAGAGCGTAATGAGCGGTTCGGGTTTGCCGGGTAAATTAGCAGACTGTGCTAACAGCGACCCTGCATTGTGCGAGATATTCCTTGTAGAAGGTGACTCTGCCGGTGGCACAGCTAAACAAGGCCGTAATCGTGAATACCAGGCTATTTTACCATTAAGAGGTAAGATCCTTAATGTGGAGAAAGCTATGGAGCACAAGATCTACGAGAACGAGGAGATCAAAAACATGTTTACCGGCTTGGGTGTAAGCATTGGTACTGCCGACGATAATAAAGCGCTAAACCTTACCAAGCTTCGTTATCACAAAATTGTGATCATGACGGATGCCGACGTGGATGGTTCGCATATTACTACTTTGATTTTAACGTTCTTCTTCCGCTATATGAAAGAACTGGTTGAGTTTGGGTATGTGTACATTGCTACTCCACCGCTTTACCAGGTTAAGAAAGGTAAAGACAGCGAGTATTGCTGGACCGATGAGCAGCGCGACGCAGCCATACAACGCCTTAAAGGGGCCGGCCGCGAAGACAGCGTGCATGTGCAACGTTATAAAGGCTTGGGCGAAATGAACGCCGAGCAGCTTTGGGAAACGACAATGGACCCTGCCCGCCGCACATTACGCCAGGTAAGTATTGAGAATGCAGCAGAGTGTGACCATACCTTTTCTATGCTGATGGGCGATGAAGTTGCCCCCCGCCGTGATTTCATCGAACAAAACGCCAAGTATGCTCGTATTGACGTTTAAATAAATAAAACCCGAAAATTAAAATAATAAAAGCCATTCTTAACGGAATGGCTTTTTTGTTATTGTGTAATGAATACGAAGCTTAATTAGCTTCTACGTATTTCTTAAAATTATTAAGTATGGCTTGCCAGCCACCTTGTTGCATGTCCACCGGATTTTGATCTTCTGCATCAAAGGTTTCAGTCAGTTTAGTATTGTCGCCTTCGCTTGCAAACGTAATCTGAACAGTACGGCCGTCATCAAGGCTATAAGCGATAAACTCGTGCTCTTTGATCTCGGTGTATGTGCCACCAAAATCGAAACTGAAACTGCCGTCCTTTGCAGCCATAGTAGATTTGAATTTTCCACCCACCTGCAAGTCATTTTCTGAATGAGGTGTATGCCAATCCTCTGAAGCGAAACTCCATTTTACAATATGCTCTGGTTCGCTGAAATATTTCCAGGCTTTATCCACCGGAGCATTTACAGTTACTTCGACAGTGATTTTTTGTGCGTTTTCCATAGTTTTAGTTATAGCCTAAGTTACAGACTTAGGTCAAAATTAGAACGGATATCCTATTGCAATGTTAAAGATCGCATCATGGAAACTTGGGCTTACAGCTCGTTGGCCAACAGGCAGCCATGGTTTGATCAACGGGAAACCAAGGTCAGTTCGAAGAACTAAAACCGTGACGTCAAACCTTAAACCTACACCGGCGTCAACTGCCATCTGGCTTAGAAAGTTGGCGGTAAACTTATCGCCCGGTTGATGGCTGTTCAAATTCCAGATATTACCCGCGTCAACAAACAGCGCGCCGTAAACAATACTAAAAAGTTTAGGTCGATATTCTACGTTGGCTTCTAACTTAATGTCCCCCGACTGATCCGGCAGGAAACCGTTTGGCCCTGCTGCGGCGGCGGCATCAACCGTACCAGGCCCCACAGACCTTGCTCTAAACCCTCTTAAACTGTTAGCGCCGCCTATAAAGAATTGCTGACTGTAAGGAATAATTGTAGAGTTGCCATAAGGGATGCCAAAACCGGCGAATACCCTTGTGGCAATGGTAGCATTCGGTCCAGTTTTGTGGAAATAGCGAATCTCGTTATCAAATTTGATGTATTGGCTAAATGGTGTGCCGAAAAGCGTTTTTACTTTTCCCTTAAGGGTATCCGCGCCGGTTACAAGTCCTAAGATATTGTTAGACAGGCTAACGCCGCCGCGATAAAAGATACTGTTTTTTCGGCTGGTCTCGGTGGTGTTGTCATAAGTGTAGTGATAGCTAGGTCCCCAGGTAAATTGCGGATCTATAACATGCCTGAAACTTGGATCGTTAGAAACCCGGCTTATACTATCATAAACAGGCGTTACATTTTGCGGATTTACATAGGTAATACCCAGAACAGTCAAATCATGGGTGCGGTGCAAGTTTTCTTTCCACTGGTAACCGAACGACGCGTTGTATGAATTTAAATTATATAGCGATTTACGGTTTACAATGGCGTAACCGAACGTCAAATTAGTATGCGGGATAAAGGCATTATCATTTTTAAAATCCTTAAAAGGCGTTATAAACCGAGGCCATGATAATGTAGCCTGCCCGCCAACCTGTGATAATGGATAACCACCGTTTTGGCCACCTATCTGGCCATCTGTACTACCAAAAAGTGTCACGGTCAACAGTTCTGCGCCTCCAAAAAGGTTGCGATTCTTGTAGCTAAGGTTTACCTGTGTACCGTTATAGTTAGCAGATGTAGTACGGAACAATGTCTCGAATTGCAGCGACTTTTTAGGGTATTTGGTCAACTGGTAAAACACATTGAGTTTTGGAGAATCTGCGGTAGATACATCCTCGAACCTGTTCTTTACAAACTTGAACGGGCCTAATTCTATAAACCTATTAAGTGATTTGGTATGTGCGGTACGGTTGTAAACTTCGTTTGGATGAAGCAACACCGTATTTTTGAAAGCCCATGGCGACATCGTATGCTTTGGATCTATGATATAAAACCAGCGGTACGCTTCAGCCGAATCTAATTTCAGTGAAGTGTCGCGCAGGTTATACTCCGGATAAACGTATATCTTATTTATGGTATAAATGTTACGTGCTTTGTCTGGAGTTGCATCTTTAACTTTTACAAAAATGTCTACCTGGTGGTTTGCAATTGTGCTATCAATCTGCATGATCAAATCCTCGGGCGCGAAGTAGTAAAAACCTTCTTCTTTTAAGCGTGCATCAATACGTACACGCTCATTTTTGATCACGTCAAGGTTGTAATTGTCACCAACCTTCAACAAACTGTATTTGGCAGTGCCTGCAACAGCAGTGTCTAAATGGCTTGTCCCGGCAGGAAATACCACTTTGCGGATCTTATAGCCCGGACCGGTGTTTGCCGTGTAAACTGCTTTTGCGGTTCGGCCTTTGCTGATAGTGTCGCCTGTAACAGAAGCTTGGAAGTAGCTTACATTCTGCAACCTGTTGGTCAATATCTGGCTGTTGGCATTCAGATCTACAGAACTCACCAGCACAGGTGGCTCTCCCTGTTTATGAAGCCAGGCCTTTAAACCTTTTTTCTTTTTGGTTTGCGTAATATTCCATAAATATAACTTTGGCCTTAAGCCCAGAAAACTGCCATTGGGTTTTGGCCTTAGCAAGCCTTCGAGATCGCCTTTGAGTATGGTGGTCTCGTTCTTTGTGATGTCGTTGTTTTTGATATCAACTTGACCACCGGTATACAACTTCTCTCCTTTAGGCAGATACTTAGTGTTACTGCAGGCGTAAAACGTGAGTACGATAGCAAGAAACAGGTATGATAGATATTTAATCATGCTATTTATTTGTGGTGGTTTTGGTTGAATCTGCTTGCTGCTCATCTATTTTCTTATCAGCAGCTTTGTCTTTGGCATCTTGCACCTTCTGCTTTTCTTTTTGTTCCTTATTGTACTTCTTCTGCATGGCGCGTTCCTCTGCATTAGACTTGCGGAAGATCTCTTTAAACCTATTATAATCGACCGTGAGCAGG
It encodes the following:
- a CDS encoding inorganic phosphate transporter, which translates into the protein MIPILSVHTLPFIGEVDLATPIFIVFILCIIATVGFELVNGFHDTANAVATVIYTNALKPVYAIPWSGMWNFLGVALGGVAVAMGILNLVPLDHLMVLPVEVGAYMVLSVLLSSIAWNIGTWYLGIPCSSSHTMIGSMIGAGLAFKAYYGGAGVNWHKAEEIGLSLILSPIVGFGLSIFLLFFLKKAFSKTRLFDIPKNDHDKPPILIRLLLITTCMLVSFFHGSNDGQKGVGLFMLILIAFLPGHYAVNHSISNQKISQNIYNTRQVISRIKPGDAVMKVRITELDKALVTTDSLAKNPAAKKNYTFRKQVEKIVAGVNAILKDKNIKLSDNDHKTLEAELKQTDKLTQFAPVWVIAIISTALGIGTMIGWKRIVVTIGEKIGNEHLSYAQGGTAEIVAASTIGLSTGLGLPVSTTHVLSSGIAGAMVASGGTKNLNSRTLRSIALAWVLTLPVAIALAFLFFALFHLFI
- a CDS encoding universal stress protein produces the protein MKKLLLATDFSASASNAMKYALSMAKTLKLEVCVMHAISTTEGVNNSTYAAIFIDEYHKNKREALKEWAAKHADKPKFKNVKVTTLCEVGSLKKVISDYVKHHIVELVVLGVTGSTGITGIVGSNASMVVSKIKVPTLIVPSESQFSKTPVITLATDFETRLSAGDVNALNEMVKAFESDKIQVVNVTEEVPVTKRNAGEKRLKGLFKHAKLDFNYINSSNTLNGIMDFIETNKTDIICLVRHHHNILYRLFTRSTINQVMNKSVKAILVLHE
- a CDS encoding nucleoside deaminase, yielding MENSEHEKFMQMAIDLSAKNVNEELGGPFGAVIVKDGQVVAASANTVVPTNDPTAHAEVSTIRLACKNLNTFNLEGCVIYTSCEPCPMCLGAIYWARLDKIYYANTKKDAADIGFDDAFIYEELDKPMDKRKLPVIQLMRDQALKAFKLWEVNEEKTHY
- a CDS encoding OmpH family outer membrane protein encodes the protein MKNQASGVVKLSLGVLLAVTVAACNKTKPTEKATVTVATGTDAAKGEIVYINQDTLLNQYTYFKDMTSRLESKGKAAQADLQSRGQAFQREVAEYQKNAQTMAADVRQNTEKHLQSKNQELQQYQQNAGAQVQNDQAAEQLKLYERISDFVKKYAEEKGYKMVLTYQKGNATMLYGAPGLDITKEVVKGLNDAYAKDKK
- the gyrB gene encoding DNA topoisomerase (ATP-hydrolyzing) subunit B is translated as MSEENQDRSNYSADNIQVLEGLEAVRKRPSMYIGDTGPKGLHHLVYEVVDNSIDEAMAGYCDTINVTIHPGNAISVKDNGRGIPTAMHSKEKKSALEVVMTILHAGGKFDKDTYKVSGGLHGVGVSCVNALSIHMKTNVFREGKIFQQEYERGKPMYDVKVVGESELTGTTQWFQPDGEIFTTTLEYKYDTLATRLRELAFLNKGIKLTLTDEREAMEDGTYRSEEFFSEGGLKEFVKFLDGTRTPIIPEPIYVEGNKQGIPVELALQYNDTYSENVHSYVNNINTIEGGTHVAGFRMGLTRTLKSYADKSGLLKNLKVDITGDDFREGLTAVISVKVAEPQFEGQTKTKLGNSEVSGAVNVAVGEILAIYLEENPREAKMIVNKVILAATARAAARKAREMVQRKSVMSGSGLPGKLADCANSDPALCEIFLVEGDSAGGTAKQGRNREYQAILPLRGKILNVEKAMEHKIYENEEIKNMFTGLGVSIGTADDNKALNLTKLRYHKIVIMTDADVDGSHITTLILTFFFRYMKELVEFGYVYIATPPLYQVKKGKDSEYCWTDEQRDAAIQRLKGAGREDSVHVQRYKGLGEMNAEQLWETTMDPARRTLRQVSIENAAECDHTFSMLMGDEVAPRRDFIEQNAKYARIDV
- a CDS encoding SRPBCC family protein yields the protein MENAQKITVEVTVNAPVDKAWKYFSEPEHIVKWSFASEDWHTPHSENDLQVGGKFKSTMAAKDGSFSFDFGGTYTEIKEHEFIAYSLDDGRTVQITFASEGDNTKLTETFDAEDQNPVDMQQGGWQAILNNFKKYVEAN
- the tamL gene encoding translocation and assembly module lipoprotein TamL; the protein is MIKYLSYLFLAIVLTFYACSNTKYLPKGEKLYTGGQVDIKNNDITKNETTILKGDLEGLLRPKPNGSFLGLRPKLYLWNITQTKKKKGLKAWLHKQGEPPVLVSSVDLNANSQILTNRLQNVSYFQASVTGDTISKGRTAKAVYTANTGPGYKIRKVVFPAGTSHLDTAVAGTAKYSLLKVGDNYNLDVIKNERVRIDARLKEEGFYYFAPEDLIMQIDSTIANHQVDIFVKVKDATPDKARNIYTINKIYVYPEYNLRDTSLKLDSAEAYRWFYIIDPKHTMSPWAFKNTVLLHPNEVYNRTAHTKSLNRFIELGPFKFVKNRFEDVSTADSPKLNVFYQLTKYPKKSLQFETLFRTTSANYNGTQVNLSYKNRNLFGGAELLTVTLFGSTDGQIGGQNGGYPLSQVGGQATLSWPRFITPFKDFKNDNAFIPHTNLTFGYAIVNRKSLYNLNSYNASFGYQWKENLHRTHDLTVLGITYVNPQNVTPVYDSISRVSNDPSFRHVIDPQFTWGPSYHYTYDNTTETSRKNSIFYRGGVSLSNNILGLVTGADTLKGKVKTLFGTPFSQYIKFDNEIRYFHKTGPNATIATRVFAGFGIPYGNSTIIPYSQQFFIGGANSLRGFRARSVGPGTVDAAAAAGPNGFLPDQSGDIKLEANVEYRPKLFSIVYGALFVDAGNIWNLNSHQPGDKFTANFLSQMAVDAGVGLRFDVTVLVLRTDLGFPLIKPWLPVGQRAVSPSFHDAIFNIAIGYPF